The following proteins are encoded in a genomic region of Iodidimonas sp. SYSU 1G8:
- a CDS encoding WecB/TagA/CpsF family glycosyltransferase, which produces MQSLTSENAPSAPASGSRPRSILHVRVGGVPTACLNREELALQMVEDCLAARNDPDLPAKLVYTSNAHGISLAATDENFRRALAEADLIHADGGVIVAASRLLTPHRIPERSATTDFIHDAAAAAAREGLSFYLLGAPEEINAAAARKLEELYPGIRIVGRRHGYFSEADEEAICAEISASGADVVWIGLGKPKEQIFCLRNRHRIKAGWIATSGGCFHFLSGDYKRAPKWMCDNGLEWLHRMVTRPRQLGWRYMVTNPHALYLLATRTGGTVYL; this is translated from the coding sequence TTGCAGTCCCTGACGTCCGAAAACGCACCTTCGGCACCGGCCTCCGGCAGCCGGCCCCGTTCCATCCTCCATGTGCGTGTCGGCGGCGTGCCCACGGCCTGCCTGAATCGCGAGGAGCTTGCCCTGCAGATGGTCGAGGACTGCCTGGCGGCCCGCAACGATCCGGATCTTCCGGCCAAGCTGGTCTACACCTCAAACGCGCATGGAATCTCGCTGGCCGCTACCGACGAGAACTTCCGGCGGGCGCTGGCCGAAGCCGACCTGATCCATGCGGATGGGGGCGTGATCGTCGCCGCGTCCCGCCTGCTGACCCCGCATCGCATCCCGGAACGGTCGGCGACCACCGACTTCATCCATGACGCCGCCGCCGCCGCCGCGCGGGAAGGGCTGAGCTTCTACCTGCTGGGCGCGCCGGAGGAGATCAACGCCGCCGCGGCGCGAAAGCTGGAGGAGCTCTACCCCGGCATCAGGATCGTCGGACGGCGCCATGGCTATTTCAGCGAGGCCGACGAGGAGGCTATCTGCGCCGAGATTTCAGCCTCGGGCGCGGATGTGGTCTGGATCGGTCTCGGCAAGCCGAAGGAGCAGATTTTCTGCCTGCGCAACCGGCACCGGATCAAGGCGGGATGGATCGCCACCAGCGGCGGCTGCTTCCATTTCCTGAGCGGTGACTACAAGCGGGCGCCGAAATGGATGTGCGACAACGGGCTGGAATGGCTGCACCGCATGGTCACCCGGCCCCGGCAACTGGGCTGGCGCTACATGGTCACCAATCCGCACGCGCTCTACCTGCTGGCGACGCGCACCGGCGGCACCGTCTACCTCTAG
- a CDS encoding sulfotransferase domain-containing protein: MTLANVIMIGAQKSGTSSLCKFLSEHPQCAVSNPKEPNFYSRAINLASPERYERCFRAANGSEPARIDGTTTYLADPRIAGRIAGHLGRDIKLIAILRAPAARTYSGFLHMVKRGHERRSWQEIFESLPDDPDAAMAAERQGIDTALASGRIEAGPYVRQYDDVLWNYRYLGNSLYSRLIQPYLAEFPRERLMVLIYEEMFARPDLLRARLGDFLGVDPDAFGEKPPLYNDTRLPDLDSLLGIAIEQARWIKRGNFTRVRPHLIKAAPSKAPSELTARLKRIAADETVFWSDFLGRDLTRLGW; the protein is encoded by the coding sequence TTGACGCTGGCCAATGTGATCATGATCGGCGCGCAGAAGAGCGGGACTTCCTCGCTGTGCAAATTCCTGTCCGAGCATCCGCAATGCGCCGTATCGAACCCCAAGGAGCCCAATTTCTACTCCCGCGCCATCAACCTGGCGTCTCCCGAGCGCTATGAACGCTGCTTCCGCGCGGCCAATGGCAGCGAGCCGGCGCGGATCGACGGCACGACGACCTATCTGGCCGATCCCCGCATCGCCGGCCGCATCGCCGGCCATCTGGGCCGCGACATCAAGCTGATCGCCATTCTGCGCGCGCCGGCGGCCCGCACCTATTCCGGTTTCCTGCACATGGTCAAACGCGGCCACGAACGCCGCTCGTGGCAGGAGATATTCGAGTCCCTGCCGGACGATCCCGACGCCGCCATGGCGGCGGAGCGTCAGGGCATCGACACGGCGCTCGCGAGCGGCCGGATCGAGGCTGGTCCCTATGTCCGGCAGTATGACGACGTGCTGTGGAACTATCGCTATCTGGGCAACAGCCTCTATTCCCGCCTGATCCAGCCCTATCTGGCCGAGTTTCCGCGCGAGCGGCTCATGGTGCTGATCTACGAGGAAATGTTCGCGCGGCCCGACCTGCTGCGCGCCCGGCTCGGCGACTTCCTCGGCGTGGACCCGGACGCCTTCGGCGAAAAGCCGCCGCTTTACAACGACACGCGGCTGCCCGATCTGGACAGTCTGCTCGGCATCGCCATCGAGCAGGCACGCTGGATCAAGCGGGGAAACTTCACCCGCGTGCGCCCCCATCTCATCAAGGCGGCGCCGTCCAAGGCGCCTTCCGAACTGACCGCCCGGCTGAAACGGATCGCGGCGGACGAGACCGTGTTCTGGAGCGACTTTCTCGGCCGCGACCTGACCAGACTCGGCTGGTAG